Genomic window (Desulfovibrio sp. X2):
TCGAAGTCCGACGGAGAGGGCAGCTTGATGCGGCGGCGGTACGGCTTGGCGTCGATCTCGGCCAGCACGGCGTCGATGACCATGAATCCCGCGTTGTGGCGGGTGAAAGCGTACTGCGGCCCGGGGTTGCCCAGGCCGACGATCAGTCCCTTGTAGTCCATATGCGGCGCGTCGAACGACAAAGGGCTCCAAGGAGGCCCTTGGAGCCCTTTGCAGACGGGAAGTCCAGGGGTTTAGGCCTCGGCGGCGGCTTCGGCCTCGGCCTCGGGAGCGAGCACGCCGACGACGGAGAAGTTCTCGTCGTAGACCACGTCCACACCTTCGGGAGCCTTGACGTCGGCGACCTGCAGGTTCTGGCCGATCTCCATCTCGGTGACGTCGATGGAGATGAAGTCAGGCACGTTCAGCGGCAGGCACTCGATGGTCAGGATGTCGCGGAAGACGGTCAGCTGGCCGCCCAGGACGACGCCCTTGCACTTGCCGGTGATGCGGACCGGGATCTCGACGCGGATCTTCTTGGACAGGTCGATGCCCAGGAAGTCGACGTGCAGGA
Coding sequences:
- a CDS encoding 50S ribosomal protein L25, which encodes MSQQVELTAAARSETGKGSCRTMRSQGLVPGVFYNGEGENILVQIPELALSKAYEKVGLSHVLTLKIEKDGVVTDKPSLVRELKRHPVKRQILHVDFLGIDLSKKIRVEIPVRITGKCKGVVLGGQLTVFRDILTIECLPLNVPDFISIDVTEMEIGQNLQVADVKAPEGVDVVYDENFSVVGVLAPEAEAEAAAEA